One Paucidesulfovibrio longus DSM 6739 genomic window carries:
- a CDS encoding AraC family transcriptional regulator, whose protein sequence is MRESTESSYQERILKVLRHIQDNLDREINVEELARLACFSSAHFHRFFKGMLGESLGEHVRRLRLERSALMLLVSEQSVTRIALDAGYETPEAYSRSFRRMFGAPPSEYRRDSRKRLYPESPSGVHYLPDGDRPGLNIRTRSLPMNVEIVTMPPRRVAYMRRVGPYFGVEKVWEALCGWAGAKGLFGPDTLFLGVCHDDPQITAPEKIRYDACLTVPDHVEAEGPVGIQEVFGGDWAVSRLVGPYEGLQDLYNRFVGGWLPQSGRELRESASIEVYRNTPGDTPPEELITDVFIALK, encoded by the coding sequence ATGCGCGAAAGCACGGAAAGCAGCTACCAGGAACGGATTCTGAAAGTGCTCCGACACATCCAGGACAACCTGGACCGGGAGATCAATGTGGAAGAACTGGCCCGGCTGGCCTGTTTTTCATCGGCGCACTTTCACCGTTTCTTCAAGGGAATGCTCGGCGAATCCCTGGGCGAGCATGTCCGGCGGCTGCGGCTGGAACGCTCGGCCCTGATGCTGCTCGTTTCGGAACAAAGCGTGACGCGCATCGCCCTGGACGCGGGCTACGAAACGCCGGAAGCATATTCGCGCAGCTTCCGGCGCATGTTCGGCGCGCCTCCGTCCGAATATCGCCGGGACTCCCGCAAGCGGCTCTACCCGGAATCCCCTTCGGGCGTGCACTACCTGCCGGACGGCGATCGTCCCGGCCTGAACATCCGAACAAGGAGTTTGCCGATGAACGTGGAAATCGTGACCATGCCGCCCCGGCGCGTAGCCTATATGCGCCGCGTGGGGCCGTACTTCGGAGTGGAAAAAGTCTGGGAGGCGCTTTGCGGCTGGGCCGGAGCCAAAGGCCTCTTCGGGCCGGACACCCTCTTCCTGGGCGTCTGCCACGACGATCCGCAGATCACCGCCCCGGAAAAAATCCGCTACGACGCCTGCCTGACGGTGCCGGACCACGTGGAGGCCGAAGGTCCGGTGGGCATCCAGGAGGTCTTCGGCGGCGATTGGGCGGTCAGCCGCCTCGTCGGTCCCTATGAGGGGCTTCAGGATCTCTACAACCGCTTCGTGGGCGGCTGGCTGCCGCAGTCGGGCCGCGAGCTGCGCGAATCGGCATCCATCGAGGTCTATCGGAACACCCCCGGCGACACGCCGCCGGAAGAACTGATCACGGACGTGTTCATCGCCCTGAAATGA